From the genome of Ananas comosus cultivar F153 linkage group 16, ASM154086v1, whole genome shotgun sequence, one region includes:
- the LOC109722554 gene encoding uncharacterized protein LOC109722554, with amino-acid sequence MPRPGPRPYECVRRAWHSDRHQPMRGSLIQEIFRVANEAHSAATRKNREWQEKLPFVVFKAEEIMYSKANSEAEYMDLSTLWDRANDAIDTIIRKDDSSSSSSPPVANEAHSAATRKNREWQEKLPFVVFKAEEIMYSKACIEAALNLGCIPRRASRSQRHSNPGCYLSSTAKYSAPISLKIPDGSKVHPGMGMGMGSSSALHLQSSSPDSTNLASSASWYSPVLRSAAPNSAPPCSLSSVFNASSEPTTSRAVISYGSPPLSSNPSVDPYKDGPAIPVETGNLPEFGRMYPLCYFGSSNENSCFRVPPLQTPSDHKQQNMGAAAGKTFKGKSTTSSSNNAPIDVETFAPDGGCDLSLRLGLPSPTWSGAESSWTDEVEDVGSSSSCDDSSKFYDPSPCRARAVNIERSITPAEDKCFEFF; translated from the exons atGCCTCGTCCGGGGCCGCGGCCGTACGAGTGCGTCCGGCGGGCGTGGCACAGCGACCGCCACCAGCCCATGCGCGGATCCCTCATCCAGGAGATCTTCAG GGTAGCGAACGAGGCGCACAGCGCGGCGACGCGGAAGAACAGGGAGTGGCAGGAGAAGCTGCCGTTCGTGGTGTTCAAGGCGGAGGAGATCATGTACTCGAAGGCCAACTCCGAGGCCGAGTACATGGACCTCTCCACCCTCTGGGACCGCGCCAACGACGCCATCGACACCATCATCCGCAAGGAcgactcctcctcctcctcctccccccc GGTAGCGAACGAGGCGCACAGCGCGGCGACGCGGAAGAACAGGGAGTGGCAGGAGAAGCTGCCGTTCGTGGTGTTCAAGGCGGAGGAGATCATGTACTCCAAGGCCTGCATCGAAG CTGCGCTTAATCTGGGCTGTATTCCGAGAAGAGCTTCCAGGAGCCAGCGCCACAGCAACCCAGGCTGCTATCTCAGCTCCACTGCCAAGTACAGCGCGCCCATCTCTCTTAAGATCCCCGACGGTAGCAAAGTGCACCCAGGAATGGGAATGGGAATGGGATCATCCTCCGCCCTGCACCTCCAGTCATCTTCCCCCGACTCTACCAATCTCGCAAGCTCTGCTTCCTGGTACTCGCCTGTGCTGAGATCAGCCGCTCCAAATTCTGCCCCCCCCTGCAGTCTCTCCTCCGTCTTCAACGCTTCTTCCGAGCCTACGACTTCCCGAGCCGTCATTAGTTATGGATCGCCGCCGCTTTCTTCGAACCCCTCTGTTGATCCCTACAAAGATGGGCCGGCAATCCCCGTGGAGACCGGCAACTTGCCTGAGTTCGGCCGCATGTACCCGTTATGCTACTTCGGCAGCAGCAACGAGAATTCATGCTTCCGGGTGCCTCCTCTTCAGACTCCTTCGGACCATAAACAGCAAAATATGGGTGCGGCGGCAGGCAAGACTTTCAAGGGCAAGAGCACCACAAGTTCTTCAAACAATGCTCCGATTGATGTAGAAACGTTCGCGCCCGACGGTGGATGCGATTTGTCGCTGCGCTTGGGGTTGCCTTCGCCTACATGGTCGGGTGCGGAGAGCTCTTGGACGGACGAAGTTGAAGATGTAGGATCGAGCAGTTCTTGTGACGACAGCAGCAAGTTCTATGACCCATCCCCGTGTAGAGCGAGAGCCGTGAACATTGAAAGGTCGATTACTCCTGCAGAGGACAAATGCTTTGAGTTCTTCTAA